The Coffea eugenioides isolate CCC68of chromosome 8, Ceug_1.0, whole genome shotgun sequence genome has a segment encoding these proteins:
- the LOC113781438 gene encoding transcription factor bHLH71 isoform X1, with the protein MMALEALSSNELLNFIIYDTISATPFSSNDSNNSCHENSTNFLLDNGGLKTDNCGGAEAGGGLENCSCMPPPPPPVQSQRQQNSLAVQGRKKRRRRQRVCKNKEEAETQRMTHIAVERNRRKQMNEHLAVLRALMPDSYVQRGDQASIVGGAIEFVKELEHHLQSLEAQRFLLLQQHGGANDKTTTTMAAAIATATGNKCFPPAPTPFAQFFAYPQYTCSAQLPNKYTSKSKAAIADIEVTLIETHANVRILSRRRVRPLSKMVTGLQTLYLTILHLNITTLDPLVLYSISAKVEEGCLLNSADDIAGAVHHILRIIEEEAALCCQA; encoded by the exons ATGATGGCTCTAGAAGCTCTTTCCTCCAATGAACTCCTGAATTTCATCATCTATGATACCATTTCCGCCACCCCTTTCAGTAGCAATGACAGCAATAATTCTTGTCATGAGAATTCTACCAACTTCTTGCTGGACAATGGAGGGCTGAAAACTGATAATTGTGGCGGTGCCGAAGCTGGTGGGGGTTTAGAAAATTGTTCTTGCATGCCGCCTCCGCCGCCTCCCGTGCAGTCGCAAAGGCAGCAGAATAGTTTGGCGGTGCAAGGCAGGAAGAAGAGGAGGAGAAGGCAAAGAGTTTGCAAGAATAAAGAGGAAGCTGAGACCCAAAGGATGACTCACATTGCTGTTGAAAGAAACCGTCGTAAACAAATGAATGAACATCTTGCTGTCTTGCGTGCACTCATGCCAGATTCCTATGTTCAAAgg GGTGACCAGGCCTCTATAGTTGGTGGTGCTATAGAATTTGTGAAGGAGCTTGAGCATCACTTGCAATCCCTTGAAGCACAAAGGTTCTTGCTATTACAGCAACATGGAGGAGCAAATGACAAGACCACCACCACCATGGCCGCAGCCATTGCCACGGCCACCGGGAACAAGTGTTTTCCTCCAGCTCCAACCCCATTTGCTCAATTTTTCGCTTACCCTCAATACACATGCTCAGCCCAATTGCCAAACAAGTACACATCCAAGAGCAAGGCAGCAATTGCAGATATTGAAGTCACTTTGATTGAAACTCATGCAAACGTTAGAATCCTTTCAAGAAGAAGAGTTAGACCGCTCTCCAAAATGGTTACTGGCCTACAGACGCTGTACCTCACCATCCTTCACCTAAATATCACAACTTTGGACCCTTTGGTCCTATACTCCATCAGTGCTAAG GTGGAAGAAGGCTGTTTACTAAATTCAGCAGATGACATAGCTGGTGCAGTTCATCACATACTTAGAATTATTGAGGAGGAAGCTGCACTGTGTTGTCAAGCCTAG
- the LOC113781438 gene encoding transcription factor bHLH71 isoform X2, with protein MMALEALSSNELLNFIIYDTISATPFSSNDSNNSCHENSTNFLLDNGGLKTDNCGGAEAGGGLENCSCMPPPPPPVQSQRQQNSLAVQGRKKRRRRQRVCKNKEEAETQRMTHIAVERNRRKQMNEHLAVLRALMPDSYVQRGDQASIVGGAIEFVKELEHHLQSLEAQRFLLLQQHGGANDKTTTTMAAAIATATGNKCFPPAPTPFAQFFAYPQYTCSAQLPNKYTSKSKAAIADIEVTLIETHANVRILSRRRVRPLSKMVTGLQTLYLTILHLNITTLDPLVLYSISAKDTVIDPYLIQKSGRRLFTKFSR; from the exons ATGATGGCTCTAGAAGCTCTTTCCTCCAATGAACTCCTGAATTTCATCATCTATGATACCATTTCCGCCACCCCTTTCAGTAGCAATGACAGCAATAATTCTTGTCATGAGAATTCTACCAACTTCTTGCTGGACAATGGAGGGCTGAAAACTGATAATTGTGGCGGTGCCGAAGCTGGTGGGGGTTTAGAAAATTGTTCTTGCATGCCGCCTCCGCCGCCTCCCGTGCAGTCGCAAAGGCAGCAGAATAGTTTGGCGGTGCAAGGCAGGAAGAAGAGGAGGAGAAGGCAAAGAGTTTGCAAGAATAAAGAGGAAGCTGAGACCCAAAGGATGACTCACATTGCTGTTGAAAGAAACCGTCGTAAACAAATGAATGAACATCTTGCTGTCTTGCGTGCACTCATGCCAGATTCCTATGTTCAAAgg GGTGACCAGGCCTCTATAGTTGGTGGTGCTATAGAATTTGTGAAGGAGCTTGAGCATCACTTGCAATCCCTTGAAGCACAAAGGTTCTTGCTATTACAGCAACATGGAGGAGCAAATGACAAGACCACCACCACCATGGCCGCAGCCATTGCCACGGCCACCGGGAACAAGTGTTTTCCTCCAGCTCCAACCCCATTTGCTCAATTTTTCGCTTACCCTCAATACACATGCTCAGCCCAATTGCCAAACAAGTACACATCCAAGAGCAAGGCAGCAATTGCAGATATTGAAGTCACTTTGATTGAAACTCATGCAAACGTTAGAATCCTTTCAAGAAGAAGAGTTAGACCGCTCTCCAAAATGGTTACTGGCCTACAGACGCTGTACCTCACCATCCTTCACCTAAATATCACAACTTTGGACCCTTTGGTCCTATACTCCATCAGTGCTAAG GACACCGTTATCGACCCTTACCTAATTCAGAAGA GTGGAAGAAGGCTGTTTACTAAATTCAGCAGATGA